AACTTTCAGCTTACTATTTTGGATATATGGTTTATTTTTTTGAGAAGGCATGTAGCATAAGCGGATACTTATTAGGAGTTAATCCATTTAACCAACCAGGAGTTGAAGCATACAAGAAAAATATGTTTGCTCTTTTGGGAAAACCAGGATATGAAGATATGGCTGAAGAATTAAAAAACAAATTGAAGTAATAAAAAAGGAGCTAAAAGCTCCTTTTTTTATATTATATAGAAGAAAATATCTTCATTGTTTTTATAAAGAACATTTACACTTAAAGGCTCACAAACATAGGAATCACTTACTTCTTTGATTTTTTCATTTCCAGCATTATTCTTATCAATACATAAATTCCAGGTTCCGCTTAAAGGAACGGTTATATTTGAGTTATTTGCGTTGTAGATTATCATTATATCTTTAAAGACATCATTATTTGCATTGTTTTTAAGAATATATCCAACAGCATTTTTAGGAAGTGATAATGGTTGTAAATGTTTTTTGAAACTTTCTGAAGATGTAAATCTAAAAGCTGAGTGCTTTTTTCTAAAGTCTATAAGATTCTTAACATAATTTACAAGAGATATATTTTTATCCCTAAGCTCCCAATCTATCCAATTTATTTCTTTAGGAGAGTTATAACTGTTCTCAACTCCAAATTTAGTCCTGGCAAATTCTACACCGCAGTGAAGGAAGGGGATACCCTGAGAGGTTAATAGTATGCCCAGTGCTAATTTTATTCTGCTTATACGTGTAGTTTCATCATCAGAGGGTTTTGAAGCAAGTAATCTATCATATAGCGTACTATTATCATGACAAGTTACATAGTTTACTGACTGTAAAGGTGATAGAAAAATCTTTCTGTATTCGTCTAAATCAAATGAACAAGCTAGGGAAGTGAATAAGATTCTATTTTCTAGTTCTGGCTTTCCACTAATAAAACCAATATCTGTTGATGAAAATACATTACCTTTTAAGGCATCACGTATAACATCATTAAAGAAAGCTACATTAGGCATTTTAGAACAATTTGCAATAGTTGCCTTTTTAGAACTTGGCAAATTAGTAGACAAATCCCATCCTTCACCGTACATCATTATATTTTTGTCTATATCATCAAGTTCTTCACGTAATTTATTCATGGTATCGATATCGTGAATACCCATAAGATCAAATCTGAAGCCATCTATATGATATTCGTGTGCCCAATATTTAACTGAGTCTAATATAAATTTTCTAAACATGTAATGCTCAGATGCAGTATCGTTACCACAGCCTGTTCCATTTGAAAAGGAATTATCATCATTACGTCTTAAATAGTATTCAGGAAAAAGTTTTTCGAAATTATTTTCTTTTGCATTCCATAAATGATTAAATACCACATCTAGATTTACACATATTCCATTTTCATGTAATTCTTTTATAAGAGATTTTAACTCGTATATTCTGGTTTTTGGGTCATATGGATTTGTGGAATAAAGACCTTCTGGTACATTGTAATTTTGAGGATCATATCCCCAATTATAGGTAGTTGGGTTAGCTTCATCTACGCTT
The Clostridium felsineum DSM 794 DNA segment above includes these coding regions:
- the pulA gene encoding type I pullulanase yields the protein MFIYNASIVHFNKIEFRIDDFYSFLLSKIYVRNDDGEVRIKEYSYSDDTVWLTIDDIDIKKNYYVSYDDATLKCSFYKLFSTKEFNDIYAYNGKLGISYTKDKTTFKVWSPCASKMDLLLYLPNTNSEKPDEIIPMKEENGLWTLILNGDFKGFCYNYRVTRYNETLEVVDPYAKAVGVNGLRGAILDLNSTNPPNWKKDSKPKNIKHFTDAVIYELSINDISLNPNSGILNKGKFIGLTEENAVTKNNFPTGIKYLKELGITHVQIMPIYDFSYESVDEANPTTYNWGYDPQNYNVPEGLYSTNPYDPKTRIYELKSLIKELHENGICVNLDVVFNHLWNAKENNFEKLFPEYYLRRNDDNSFSNGTGCGNDTASEHYMFRKFILDSVKYWAHEYHIDGFRFDLMGIHDIDTMNKLREELDDIDKNIMMYGEGWDLSTNLPSSKKATIANCSKMPNVAFFNDVIRDALKGNVFSSTDIGFISGKPELENRILFTSLACSFDLDEYRKIFLSPLQSVNYVTCHDNSTLYDRLLASKPSDDETTRISRIKLALGILLTSQGIPFLHCGVEFARTKFGVENSYNSPKEINWIDWELRDKNISLVNYVKNLIDFRKKHSAFRFTSSESFKKHLQPLSLPKNAVGYILKNNANNDVFKDIMIIYNANNSNITVPLSGTWNLCIDKNNAGNEKIKEVSDSYVCEPLSVNVLYKNNEDIFFYII